Part of the Mangifera indica cultivar Alphonso chromosome 4, CATAS_Mindica_2.1, whole genome shotgun sequence genome, GGTGACTGACAAAACAGAAGATCGATGAATTTACCAATTTTTCCAATGTAGGatctatctaaaataatattactttatacaaaatttactatatcattagaaagaggCATTCCAAAAAAGCCACCTAATACATAAATTACCATGTCAAAGCCACTCACAgtattaagaaaaattttagaatatttggCAATGAGGAGAGGATTGGAGAGTGAACCTAAGAAAGCCTAAAAATTGAACTTCCAAAAAACTCACCTCCATTCCTGTTAGTTTGATCAGTAATTAACTTCAGGAGGATTGGCAGCAAGTCTGGCCAATCCTCTGGCCAGTCATAAATTGCAATCGATGCAACAGCCATACTGATTGCAGTGCAGATTTTTCTATGAGAGTCATCCAATGACAATAAGAGAAGTCCGCGAATAACTTCCTGATAATGTCACCATGTCAGATTTTATGCATACAAACGggtaaaatatgaaaaaacaaaggCATTCACCAATTAAAATGTTTATGTAAAAAGtttaacaacaaaaattgaattataactGTCAATAACAAGATATAACAACACGGCCAGATATAGAAAGAACCATATAGATAAAACAGTTAATTGGAAAACAAATGTAAAAATTCTGCCACAAACAAAATGGTATTTCCAGAAATACCTCCAGTGTGAATCGAAATCCTGACAAGAAAGTGTAAATGCACAAAATagattaccaaataaataaaattacagtCATTATCTCCCTAAGTATAATGTGATgatctaaaaaatgtataattgcGTGCAAGTTTAAGAAACTACAAACTCTTAATCCATTTAATATGTAGATTATACTCCAATATTTGCAAGGCCATGTAGTAGAAACCAACATCAGAAAATACAATCGTAACGCATATTTCAATACTACAAAtctaatgaaagaaaataatattatattgcaTTTTAAAGCATGAGACAGTATTAAAACAAACAAACGTTTCTGCTAAGAGTCTCATATACATACCTTTTCTTCACTTGAAACAACAGGATGTTCAAACGACTCATCATCCTCCTGCCAGTGTTTCTTAATGAAATGCTTTAAAAGTACAGCAGCTAGGTAAAGTTATGTTAAATCTTACAATATGCAATATGTTCTCAGCAAAATCTATTCAAGATTATTTACCACATTTTTTACCTGAAAATGATGCCTACTTTGTTCTTTTAATCATTTATagaaataatacaaataaaaaatgtagtATGTAGTTTGTGagagttaaattcaaaatataaaaaaggatATCTGGCGCAATCCGTATGAAAGCTCCCTGTTCGCAGCAACCTTAGATAATGCAGCTCCAAAACCTTCAAGAGAAGAACATCATAAGTCATAACCTATGAATTCAGAGACAGAATCCCCAGCTTTAAACAGAAGAGAAAGTCAAAAATGGAAGTAGACAAGTAACTACAAACTGATCAATGACTAAAATATGAAAAGCAACAATAGCAACTTTCTATTACTCTCATGTTTTCATCAAGTAAGAGATAGCAAGATTCTATGTTAGCACAGATaccttgaaattttttaaatatgatagtaATGCTCAAAAAGTTTTCTCGTCTAGCTTATAACAAATGATGTTAATCAACATATACAGAGCTCAGTTGGTCCTGATCACGCTTTAAacaatcaattataataaaattaagcacggagagaaaagagagatacCTGGTTGACGAGAGGCTTGATTAAGCGAAGCTTCGGCGAAGGAACGAACCTCTTGGTTAGGATCAAGAGTAGCAGACAAACATTTGACCAGCCATTGCTGATCTTGATCAACAGTCGTCGACATTGCCAATGAAAAACTAGGTCTGGATTTTCAGTTTCGTTAGTTTGTTATTGTtggattgaatttgatttcttttgtttccCGCTCTAAAGAGGCGAATTTGGCGGTGTAATGGTAAAGAGAGCAATATGCTTGGACTAGGTTAGGGGTTTATATAGACGATAGAGAGCGCTCAACATAGTGGCACAAATGAAAAAATTCctcatgttttttattttagggttttaattgtAATATGATTTCCTTTCGGTCGGCCAAAGTTCAATTTTCGTGGGTTATTACAAATTTAAgttgattataattttattttaaaaaaataaataagtatatattttatatatgctattatataattaattaattttaaattaaaaataaaataataattaattatttaatgatatagaTAATTGTGTACAttagataaaacaataatcacagcatatatatatagaagtcGACCAATCTTAAAATTTTCCATTGGAGCGCTTCACTTTTATAAGAGCATTTTAGTTCCTTTTCTTGTCGTTATTATCTAATCATCTTCTTATTTTCTAAGTTTTGTATTTTGGagtaaaattattgatttataaatcaTAAATGATATCCTTGCAATTTAAAACtaatcataatattaattttaaaaaaactcaaaaaatgtGACAGATCCTGAATAATTTAAGTAATGAAAAATGTACAAAATAATTCCAAAAAATTAGACAATAATTTCAGATATGGATGAAAGttaatattagattaaataaCAATCAGAGTAAATTTAATCTTGACTTACCTACCTACAACATTAGTCGGACAATCTAGCTCCATTAATGTTATTTctttaccaaaaaagaaaaatattttacccttactaaAGAGAATTGGAGGAGGTTAACAACAAATATGTGGGACTAAAAATTGTCCCTTTTTTTCCGTGTCTCTCTAAGCACGATTATTTTGGAGCCcagaaaggaagaagaatttTCCAAACAACTAAAAACTGAGGCATTTTTTCcaaatagatttttaatttctttttaatttcttcaactctatttatttatatactctaaaatctcaaattttgaGCATACAATTTATCTATAACATATACTTCACTTTCGTTTTATCTTTTAGTTCTAAAATGATTTTCAATACATGATATGTTGAGCATAGAAGGGATATGTTCTGCTAAAAAACTGTCATACATACATTTTGTTTATTGGTAATAGGAATAAGAATCTTTAGCACCCAGTTTGATAAAATCTTGCAATTCTCATATTTGAGGTTTCTGTTAGAGAAACTAGTTTGATACTCGCTACTTGGTAAACAAGACCGCAAAGAGCATTAATAAgaatttacataaattaatttcttttcctttttcctgtTTTCTTCCTCCATTACTATGTGACcaaaataaagaacaaaatGTGAAAAAGCAGTAGCCATGAAGAAGAGTATTGTGGTAATTCTCTTTAGCATCCATGGTTTTGTTCATATGTCTTGATAAACCAGATTTCATTCAGCTTCAATGTGAGAATCATGAATTACACTTGCACATTTGACAGTTTGACCActaggaaaagaaaattcttgaaTACATATCAAATGTTCAAAATGATTATGGCTTAACTACCACCAGAATCCACTATAAAGAATGGGTTTTCAATTTACTCTTAACTTAGACTGTATTGTACAAATTACAAGAGACTGTCAATCTCGGATGCCATTATAAAGCCTTCTCTAGCCATCCTGGCAATCTGAGAGAAGGCCTCATCCCCAGTCTAGTAAGAAACACGGTGTACAATAGGTGGAGAAGGAACACAAAGAATCCGCTATTCAGTAAGACCTGGTGATCAGAAGATCAGTAAGCTATTTTACAAAGATAAAAGAAGCTAGAAATTAGGAGGGAATGTGTTGAAAGATACCAAAGTTCCAAATATGGCATATATCACGTTCATTGATGGAATTATATTAACACCCGTGGCAGAGAAAATAAATGTGAGAGAAGCATGGATGTTTATGGTGATCTACAGGCATATGAAACAACTACATGAGCCAATTCTTGATAGCAAATCAAGCAAAATCAAAGAGGAGAGAAATAATCACCAATGCAAGTatgttttctcttattaaaaagGAGGACGTCATAATATACCCCATCGCACCTGTTGAACGTGCCTGCATTTTTTAACCAATGCCACTGTGGTcagaaatttggaaaagaaGGGCTTTGGTTCCAACACAAGCAAGGAATTCAAGGAACAAGGGAGCAAACACTACAATGGTGCACAAGAAAATGGAAAGACCCCAATTTGTTCCCATCCTGAAAAGTTGCACCAAGAAAATTGAGCAGTTACTTCACAAgtttgataaatttcaaaatggTTGTTCTTCTTTTGATTCCTAGCTTGCAAATTAACAGGTAATCTCAATTGTAAGGGTGAGAAGCATGTCAGAGAGTAAAAACtcagttaaaaatatttaactgatGAAAAAACAGGTTAACTTAAATGGATGTTTTGGCCCTAATCACTTGACCAACTTTATTGATAACAGCGGAATTAGATGCTACCAGGTTACAATACATTAAACTTGTcaagatatgaaaaattaatatcaatttaagAAAACTAATGCAAGTTGAAGGATATGCAAATGTTTGACATCCCTAATAACAACAAAGAATAAGCTAAGGGTCCTTCAAAGTATTCAATCACAAAGATTTACCAAATCATTGGTAAGTgaggagaaaaaatgaaaatttaggtCAAACTCCAAAACTTCATCAAATTTCATCACAATGATTGCCTTTCCTTAAGATCCTAAGGGaggattaaaatatttaaataggataactaaattaaaaaatcattagataGTCATAATTTACATCACATACCTCCAGAGTGAACCCATTGTAAAACCAAGCAAACCATGTGTAAGCTGCAGAAGAAAAAACCAATTATAATATCAGTCATTCTACCAAGTAAAATATGGAATTCTATTCATGAGATAAATTAAATTGCTTTAGAAAGGAACAGAGAGAGAATTCATTATCCTTGCAGCAATGGCAGACTAGAATTCCTCACCATTTCACACTTCTCTAAACTGACATCATAGTATTCCATAAATTTCAACATCATTTCacactattaaaataaaatccacATTAATAGTAGGAAATTCTTGAAATCAATTAGAGGAAGTAGGAAGTTCACCTGCATCTTACAACTATGCATTATATCTAAGTCATCACTGATTATAAAGAGGCCACGAATTTTCAAGAGCTCAAAATAACTCATATCTAATAAAACAGTTCCAACTAATTCATATAACCAAGTATGGGAACATAACAGTTTTAATACAGTGGAATAAGCTGTTAAAGATGATAGGCCACTCACCAGATAGGCTAAGGCTTTCACGGGACCAGACAAGACAAGCAGGAGCATGGCCGTCGCcacctaaagaaaaaaaatacaatcatggaataattaaacataactTTCATGcaataaatgagaaaaatatatatgtggATTGAAAATAGATGATTACAAACCATAGTTTTCCTCCCAGCTGCAACACCCCATCTCATGGAAGTGATTACTATCGGCAATGAGAAGAAACATCCAAAGTAATTCTGCGCAAAACAAAATCCTATATGAAACAATGGGGCtgtgtttaaatatataaatacatatgaaAGTAATTCTTTTTCCTCATTTCAACAAACACTTGCAAACAAACATTTGCAAAACATGTCATATccaattaaaaaacaaatattgaataaattgaatACTTGAAAACTGAAACAAATAGCTGAAAAAAACCTCGATTGAGAGAGAATTGCTCAAGAAGTAAACAAGACCGGTAACCGCAGCGAACATAGAGCACTCCACCAATCTCAGGGTCTTTTGATAAACGACACCATCAGGGGCTAAGTCATCGAGCTCTGATAAAGTATTACTAACCATGAtaccttcttttttttcttcatttttgagAAAGGAAGCTTTGGGCGGTGAAATGCAAGCGAGCTTGAAGCTGGGTTTGAAGAGAGAAAGTGAATGAAAAAGAGTTGTCGAAGGAGAAGAGATCAATTGAAGTGGTAATTTAGGTTGATGAGAAGAGATAGTTttgggaaaatgaaaaaagaaagaggacTGGGTATGGATTTTGAGGAGATTCATCATTCATGAACGTAGTTTTTTAGTCTTCCTTTCGCTGGGAAATGAATTGAAAGCGGGTGAGGAAAGCTGACGATGGGTTGAATTAGGTCCGAGTTCAGCTCTTTGACACTTTTCCTGTTGGGCCCAACTTCAAAAATACACTTAATGGGGCAACCCGGCAAAGCAAACGTTATTACGAGATCTGTGCCTAAATGCCTCCCTTTGTAGTGGCCAAATAACTATCTTCCATCCgaggtttgataaaataaaaattcccaatctttaaatttgaaaaaatcatttttgtatCCATCTGTTAACTATAACTTTTGTTTAGATCTTGCAGGTTAAGATTGGTTGACTTTGAATTgtttacataaattaaattttatatctagaTTTAGTGCTAGATATATTAAGGTATAGGCTTTAGAATAGATAAATGTAATCTAATACTTAAACTAATAAAACACTTAATGTTGTGGGACAAATGTAaacatataatgacatatatataagaaacaaaaaaattaaaatagaatctcttataaaattctaatatgTGACCAATATTTCCAAGTTAGAATCTTATTATCCACATAACAATTTCTTGCAAAGCTTAACCCACATTCTCTGTTTCATGTCGCATTTCCTCAGCAACAACTTTAATTCTGTTGAAAAAACTTTTCCTCTTCTCCTTGGGCTGGTTGTGGTTGATAAGATGGTTAACATCCAAAGAGATTGCATGGATGAAGAAGGTGTTTTGTAGACATAGAAAGCGCCATCGGAGTTTGACAACATCAACCAGCAGAAGATTACTAGCTTAATGTAAGGCCACAAAAATGGTAGCCCAGCAAGCAATTAAGAAAGAcaatgaaaaaggaaatatgAGGATAATCAATCCAATTGCATTTTCAGCCGATCCTCAGCATTTTCAAGAATTGGCTACCAATGAGCAAATTGCAGAAGTTTATAATATCAAGTAATCTAACTCAAAAAGACAAGTCAATGCAGTCTACTTTAATGAGAAACATAGACATGTAGATATATAAAAGAACTGTAGCAAAATACCCATTTGAGTAGCTTCACAAAAGCACCTTCAAAGAGGGaagttagagaaaataaaatccaaTGAGCAACCAACTTCCTAAATTCTGTGCTAGCTAGAATCAGTCTCAATTGCCCGCATAGAAGTGTGTCTGTTGAAACAACAACATCACCGTCATCATGCTTAAATGAATGTaaacagaaaaacaaatttgCAAAACTCTTCCAATGATACGGAGGATAAACCAAGGCAAAGAGAGTCCTACAGGAAGTAAACCACAGACAACAAGGAAGAAAACAAACATTCAATGTACCCACAGACAACTAGAAACAGAAACAAGTCCAACGGTCATTTCGGTTGGAACCGTAAATGACCCTAATACCGAGTCTACTCGCTTCACTATACCGGCACGTGCTAAtccaaaaatctttaaaaaaattggagaTGCGGGGTATCGATCCCTGTACCTCTCGCATGCTAAGCGAGCGCTCTACCATCTGAGCTACATCCCCGGTTgttaattaaagttttgaatattttttgtaaatgttTCTGTAATTTAGgccactatatatataattaacataggGTAGAGCCCTGCCACCTCTAATATACTATAAAATTTCctaaatgaattaaattgagAGGTTTTGCTCTTAGTGATGCTATGGGTGTCATTTATTTCTTCcattataaaccaaacaatttgTTGGGGTGTATGCATTAATATTTACcattgttatgtttttttaatattaacgtAAGCAACAGTTGTCAACTTGTGACTAAATGCCaaatcaacaattaaaatatcatacattttttttttattttactgacATTAGGTCCTTAGAttctataataattacaaaaacatGTTGACTTATATAAGAAGAAAGGTAGGGTAGCTATAAAAATCAACACAACCAAAAACTAATCATTAATTGGATACAAAAGTTTTACACttagaaatattgaaaatttgaacaCATTTAGAGCCATAACTTGCAACGCAGCTTATGAGTATGGAGGTAGCATTGTGATTGAAATGGGTCCCTAAACAAGTTTAACAACGAATATTGTACTTAATCATATGCATAAACGTAATTAGAATGCTAATCCAATTAGAAACTCATGCATAATCAATTAGAAAACAACGAAATAATTAAtgaggaagagaagaaaagaaagaaacataatgattaagaaagaaacatatataattagagAATGTGTTGTCTAGCTAAGATagggtaaaacaaaacaattGTTTTTGTGTGCCAATGATGCATGGGGATTGTCAAGTTTGCATGCGCTGGGCATGCGGACTCACCATTATAATCTTAACTCTATCTAGACTGGACGTGCTTCCATCCGCACCCACAACACTTTTACTTCTCTGCTACCAAACATTTTGTAACATTTTTCCTTGGAAACTATGTTAAGATGATCATGTAGAGGAAAGCAGATataaaaaatagtcaaaatttgaaatttctcttctttaattgagcaaaaacttaattttgatattcAATATTAATGGATTTTGACTAGGAAAGTTAAGAGAGGTAAGATAAGAGAATGTGCAttacatctttattttttaaagtatttaattaaatatttaaattatataattaaataattttaaattaaaaataaaataatatataatcatacatctaatttttaatatgcataattattaacctaattttaaaaaattaaatacttaaatacaattaactaaataattttaaattaatcactaATGCATCTATTTGACTGTCCTAAATCTAATcattgagatttaaaaaaaaaaaaaaggtgagaGAATTCATATAAAAGACGAGAGAAAAATTGGTAGTTGAGCACGACACGCTAGCTAAacacataaacatatatatatatatatatgtgccTTGACTGGATGTGACACTGACGCATGTAAACATCATCCTGCTTCTCTTATCACCATCATAGCCCATGTAATTTAATACATCACGACCGTCAAAACAGGAGGCCAAACAGTCATCTCCCCTAAGGTGGGTCCTCGTATTAGATTTGTCGGTGGGACACGTGCTTAATATCCACAAGAAAACGACATAATATTAGACGTGTCTCATTAAATCATGATGCAAGGTCAAGCGAAGTGGACAAGCTTCATATGCGTGTTTTGGTTACGCTACTCTCTGACACACCTTACTTTAACTCGAATATTTCTCCCAATTTCGTTAAAAtatctgtttatttagtaatatATGTTGCGGGTAGGGATAACGAGAGGAAGGGATTTTAATCTCTGGTATTCCGTCTTCCGTTCGTTTTTGCCATACagatagataaattttttttttcttttttcacgaaacacacacacacacacatatatatatatatatatatatatatatatatatatatattaaataataaaattaattaaaattaaaaataatatattattttaaatatcatatattaataatataaatatacataataaaaaaataatttaaaaaatataaatattttaaaactataataatatattagtatttaaacgaatatatcaatattaataagTGAGAATAGGATATATGTATAGTTATCtctgattattaaaatattttttatctttattcttatttttttctctatttctatTAAGAATTTAACGGAAAAGGTTGAATATCCTTAATTCATATTGAAATTACTATCTCTAATTGTAGGAGCTCCCACAAAGGCAACTTAAGTAAGAGACTAAATTTTCTCTAATTACATTTTAAggctaaattatttatttatttatataataattgtagTTTTAGTTTCTAAATCTAAGTTTATGTAGCTATTtaaactagggctggattcgaaccgagttgAGCTCGGGCTCGGTTTGGTTtatttatggccggctcgagttcaactcggttcgactcgtttttcatatcaaaacaacatcgttttgtatatatgtatgaatcaaaacgacgtcgttttatataaaaaattttaaaaaaaaatctaccgagtcAGCCCGAGCCAAGCAGAGCctgactcgtttcgggcttgaaccgagccgagtcgagctcgagcttgagctggctcggctcgagtccagccctaattTAGACTAAtccattttatttaaaaaggtaatctagttcaaacaatttttttccttaaaagaaaaattgtttgaagGGAACATTAATACATTAAACACCAAAATTATCAGAAATATTCTTTCCAACAAtcaaaaaaaattctttcataCCATAATAACTAATAAGTAAACATATGTATAATGAAGTGATATAGTGGAATGTTACAAAATTTGTTAAGGAACTTTTGTGAAGAGGAAGATTAGGGAAGAAAAAGGTGACCAATAATTCTGTAGAAGAAGTTTGGTATGGTATGCTATGATGTGATGAATGGATGGTATAAATTTCGATCTAAACTACCTGTTGTTTAGAGAATGATATATATCTAAACCCACTAGGAGACACAAGAGAATTGAAGTGATTTTGCGGAGAAAAGTCAAGACCAAGGacagaaagagaagaaaatcttGCAAAAAGAGTGACAAAAACCAGTGACAGACTGATGGGATATAAACCAGATTATTTGAAGACATAAATATTGTAGCTTTAGTACTGGCAAGTGCATGCATCAGTATTTGCTACATTCCCTAGATTTGATGGATCGAGAGAGaggggtttcttttttttttgttttgttttgaagttCACTGCTTTACTCAATTTGATGTTGCATTCACTTCCCTACACAATTATACCTTCAGCAACAGCAGCTAGTGCTTTCTATATCActgctttttcttcttcccccactgttcattttttctttttaggaaaGAAAACGTAAAGTTGACGCTTCTCTATGCCAGTCTATCTAGTCTCTAAAAATGTTATGGCATGGTGATACTTCcttatttcaaaatctttgCTTTATCTCTCCACCTCTCTCACTCAACTTCTCTTTTGATTCATCTTCACTCTTTGAACCGACAttctttatctttcttttttatattgctttaatttgaatcaattaacGAAAGAAGGGAAGCTAGGTAGCCATGAAAGACAGAGGAAAAGCTGTGGAAGTGTACAACAATGAGTTCTTTTCAGATTATAGTTGTTCATCGGATATTCCTTGCAAGAAACATCCGCAGGTGTCTTCTGTTGGTATATGTGCTTATTGTCTTAAAGATCGTTTAGTGAATTTGGTGTGCTCAGATTGTGGAGAGCAACGTCTCTCTTCATGCTCTTGCTCTGAGATCTCCTCCAACCGCAATTCTTGTAATGTTGAGGTAGGCAGTGTTGGCCGGGTCTCATTTCTCATTGAAAACGACAAGCAAAATGAAGTTTCATTGAATCAAAACTCTAAGCCCGGAAACAGTACGGGAGAGAAACCTGAAGAAGTTATCTTGCTCAAGAGAAGTAACAGTAGCTGTGTTGAGATCAAGAAAAAGAATGGCTTGTGGAGAATCGGAAGGCTGTTTAGGAAGAAAAGGGACAAAGATTGCGTAAAAAGTGTCGGTGGATGTGATGAGAAAAGTGATTTATGGGTTGTTGATTATATGGGTACTGTGTCAAGGTCCAGGTCTCTCTGTAGCTTCAGGGGCGGTGGGCTTTATGGGTCAGAAGACGGTGGTGACTTGATGAGTTATTCTGGAGCTAGGAGTTCAATTTCAGCTGCTAGGAGTTCTGGGGTCAACGCAGGTCTACTCTTTGATCCAGAGAGAAGAAGTGGGTTCAGTGAAGCTGAGCCAAGAAAAAGTGGGTTTGATAGTTCAAGGAGAGATAGTTCAAGGAGAGATAGTTCAGCAGTAGAATCAGATCAATTTTGCAGTGATTTTAAGGGTATGAGAAAGGGTAGTCTAATGGAGGTTGATAGTGGTGGTGTTAATGGTGCTAATAGGCGTGTGTTTTCACTTAAAGAGAGTTACTTTACTGGTGGGGAAGATTCAGGTTTcattgatctgaaatttgattttCCATCAGAATCTAAAGGAGATCATCACCAATTCCCTGCTGTGAAAATGGGAATTCTGTCAGATTCAAACTCAGCTTTTGGCAGCATGAGAGGCGGTGATCAATTTTTGTCACATGAGCAAAGTGGAGGCCCCTGTGGTGGTGGGGATGCGGTGCTGTGTCATGGTGGGTCATGTAGAATCACAGTGAATGAAAGAGGGATAAAAAAGAGCAGGAAAAGTTTCAAAGGTTGGAGATGGATTTTCAAGCAACACCCAAATTGGATTAGTGGTAGGaagaaagatgaagatcttATGGTCAATCCATCATAAAATTACCACAAACATTATTTAGCTTAATTACACcaatcttaattaaattcatgtcatctgTGTCTTTCTCTCTGTTCTTGCTCAATTATGTAGATGTAGTTATGTTGATTAAGCAAATGTTCAACcccaaaattaaagtaaaaaaattacctAACAGGTTTGTGTATGTGGTTTGTACTTTGCCTGGCTTTACCCACATTAAAGGCAGGCGCCTCTAGCTCTGCCA contains:
- the LOC123212936 gene encoding uncharacterized protein LOC123212936 isoform X2, translated to MMNLLKIHTQSSFFFHFPKTISSHQPKLPLQLISSPSTTLFHSLSLFKPSFKLACISPPKASFLKNEEKKEGIMVSNTLSELDDLAPDGVVYQKTLRLVECSMFAAVTGLVYFLSNSLSIENYFGCFFSLPIVITSMRWGVAAGRKTMVATAMLLLVLSGPVKALAYLLTHGLLGFTMGSLWRHVQQITINIHASLTFIFSATGVNIIPSMNVIYAIFGTLVLLNSGFFVFLLHLLYTVFLTRLGMRPSLRLPGWLEKAL
- the LOC123214111 gene encoding uncharacterized protein LOC123214111 isoform X2, producing the protein MKDRGKAVEVYNNEFFSDYSCSSDIPCKKHPQVSSVGICAYCLKDRLVNLVCSDCGEQRLSSCSCSEISSNRNSCNVEVGSVGRVSFLIENDKQNEVSLNQNSKPGNSTGEKPEEVILLKRSNSSCVEIKKKNGLWRIGRLFRKKRDKDCVKSVGGCDEKSDLWVVDYMGTVSRSRSLCSFRGGGLYGSEDGGDLMSYSGARSSISAARSSGVNAGLLFDPERRSGFSEAEPRKSGFDSSRRDSSRRDSSAVESDQFCSDFKGMRKGSLMEVDSGGVNGANRRVFSLKESYFTGGEDSGFIDLKFDFPSESKGDHHQFPAVKMGILSDSNSAFGSMRGGDQFLSHEQSGGSCGGGDAVLCHGGSCRITVNKRGIKKSRKSFKGWRWIFKQHPNWISGREKDEDLIFNPS
- the LOC123212936 gene encoding uncharacterized protein LOC123212936 isoform X1; the encoded protein is MMNLLKIHTQSSFFFHFPKTISSHQPKLPLQLISSPSTTLFHSLSLFKPSFKLACISPPKASFLKNEEKKEGIMVSNTLSELDDLAPDGVVYQKTLRLVECSMFAAVTGLVYFLSNSLSIENYFGCFFSLPIVITSMRWGVAAGRKTMVATAMLLLVLSGPVKALAYLLTHGLLGFTMGSLWRMGTNWGLSIFLCTIARSTGAMGYIMTSSFLIRENILALITINIHASLTFIFSATGVNIIPSMNVIYAIFGTLVLLNSGFFVFLLHLLYTVFLTRLGMRPSLRLPGWLEKAL
- the LOC123214111 gene encoding uncharacterized protein LOC123214111 isoform X1 codes for the protein MKDRGKAVEVYNNEFFSDYSCSSDIPCKKHPQVSSVGICAYCLKDRLVNLVCSDCGEQRLSSCSCSEISSNRNSCNVEVGSVGRVSFLIENDKQNEVSLNQNSKPGNSTGEKPEEVILLKRSNSSCVEIKKKNGLWRIGRLFRKKRDKDCVKSVGGCDEKSDLWVVDYMGTVSRSRSLCSFRGGGLYGSEDGGDLMSYSGARSSISAARSSGVNAGLLFDPERRSGFSEAEPRKSGFDSSRRDSSRRDSSAVESDQFCSDFKGMRKGSLMEVDSGGVNGANRRVFSLKESYFTGGEDSGFIDLKFDFPSESKGDHHQFPAVKMGILSDSNSAFGSMRGGDQFLSHEQSGGPCGGGDAVLCHGGSCRITVNERGIKKSRKSFKGWRWIFKQHPNWISGRKKDEDLMVNPS
- the LOC123212936 gene encoding uncharacterized protein LOC123212936 isoform X3 is translated as MMNLLKIHTQSSFFFHFPKTISSHQPKLPLQLISSPSTTLFHSLSLFKPSFKLACISPPKASFLKNEEKKEGIMVSNTLSELDDLAPDGVVYQKTLRLVECSMFAAVTGLVYFLSNSLSIENYFGCFFSLPIVITSMRWGVAAGRKTMVATAMLLLVLSGPVKALAYLLTHGLLGFTMGSLWRMGTNWGLSIFLCTIARSTDHHKHPCFSHIYFLCHGC